The DNA region ACCGCGAGTGGCGCGGGAAGTCGGTGCGGATGTACCAGAAGGGCAGTTCGACCACCGCGCCTGGCGGCAGCGTCGCGAGGCGACGATGGGCCTCGGGAGCCGGTGCGGCATCCTCGAGGCGGATCGGCGCCGTGGCGTATTCCGCCGTGAAGAGCAGCGCGACGAGTGAGCCCGCCATCAGTTGCGTGCGGGCCGGGCGCCGTTCCGTCCACGTGCGCAGCGCGACCAGCGCGAGTACCCCGAGCGCCAGCGACACGAGGATGCCGAAGCGACCCGGCGCGCGCAGGAACGTGAAGATCGGGATGCCGTAGTAGAGCGCCGTGTAGAGGTACGCCTTGGGGCCGAAGCTGGCCCAGAACGCGATCGTGCCGACCATGCCGTAGAAGATCGTCGTCTCGCGGCGATACGGCGCGTCGAGGGGCGAGGGGGTATGTGGGGTCGGCGCCGGACCGTCGACGTGAACGTCGACGGCCACGAACGGCTTGCGTAACCCGAAAACCAGACCGGCGAGGCCCAGCGCCGTCAGCAGGAAGCCGGGGAACAACACCTCGTTCCAGTGGCCGAGCCACGGCAGCATCCACCGGTGTGCCCACGCCGACGAAGCCAGCCACGCCTGCCAGTCGGCCGAGTACATGGCGGCGTCCTCGAGCAGGCGCGTGAAGCCGAGTTCCTTCTGCACGCGGATGTACGGCAGGAAGAACGGCCCGACGAGCGCCAGGCTGACGACCGCGCCGAGCGCGATGGCGACCCAGTAGCCGCGTGAGCGCCAGAGGCCGCGCGTCGCCGCGAAGTAGAGCGTGCCGAGACCCACCGTGAGGCCGGCGAAGATGCCGAAGTACGCGCACGCCAACGCCTGAATCGCCAGCGTCACGCCGAGCCACGCGCCGCGGCCAGCCGAGGGGCGCGCCACCAGTCGGTGGAAGGCCTGCAGCGCCAGCGGCAGGCCGAACGTCATCATCAACTGGATGTGCGCCGTGCGGGCGAACAGGTACGGACAGTACGTGAACGCCACGGCGAACGCCGCGGCCATCGCGCTCGAGGCGCCGAGCGTCTCGGCAAAGCCCCACGCGAAGACGAAGGCGAGGACGAGTGCGGTCAGGATCGCGCCGTTGTGGGTCGCGTACGGATTGCCGCCGGTCGCCAGGTGGAACGGCGCGCCGAGCAGGCCCGTGACGACATTGGCCTCGGAGTAGGCGAGGGTGTCGCGATCGGGGTGAAAGATGTTGGCCTGGAAGAGGGAGCCGGGCGCCGTGGTCAGGGCGTGGGCGACCCAGGTGACGTTCCAGACGCTCCACTCGCCGTCGCCGAAGTTCAGGCGGGCCGCGCGGTCGAACTTGCCGGCCATGGGCCACGTCATGGCGATGGCGAGCAGCAGGCCCAGCACCAGGCGGCCGCTCCAGGTCGCGGCGCGTCCCGACGGCATAGGGGGCGTATGGTAGCATGCCGCCCGATGCGCGCCCTGGTGCCGCTGCTGACGGCTGCGGCCCTCGCGCTCGGGGGCTGGCTGGCGACCGGAACCGTCACCGTCCGCTCCCTCGACGCGCCCGCCCGCATCGGCCTGATCGGTCCCCCCAGTGCCTTCCTGTCCTTCCTGCTGCCGCTCCTGGCCTTGTCGGCGATCGGCCTGGCCAGGGGCTCGCGCTCGCCCGGCCCGCTCGTCGCGCTCGCGCTCGTCTCGCCGGTGGTGCTGCCGTGGCTGCCGCTGCCCATCCCGGCGGCCTGGCTGGCATGGACCGGCCCCCTCGCCGTCGGCTGGTGGCTCGCCTGCGTCACGTACGTCCACGCTGACGCGTTTCGCCTGCTCGCCCGGCCGCTCGGCGGCATGCTCGGCGCACCCACGCGGGCCCCGTGGTTCGCCGCGGCCGTCACCGGCGTGGCGCTCCTCGCCACGGCGTGGCACACCGCGCCGCAGCACCCGAAGGGCGACGAACCCGACTACCTGGTCATCACCCAGAGCCTGCTCCTCGATCGCGACCTGCGCATCGAGGACAACCACGCGCGGGCCGACTACGCGACATACCACCCGCGGCCCCTGCCCCCGAGCTACCTGGCCCGCGGCACCGACGGCCAGATCTACTCGGTGCATGCGCCGGGGCTGCCGGCGCTGCTCGTTCCCGGTTTCGCCGTGGCCGGATACCGGGGCGCCGTGGCGACGCTCGTCCTGTTCGCGATGTTCGGTGCGTGGCTCGCGTGGCGCGTGAGCTGGCAGGTGACCGGCGACGTGACGGCCAGTTGGGTCGCGACCCTGGCCACCGTGGGCGCGGCGCCGTTCTTCCTGCACGGCGCGGCGATCTTCCCCGACGCGCCGGCGTCGGCGCTCGCGCTGCTGGCCATCGGCGTGTTGCTGCGCGAGGCCGTCAGCAGTGGTGGGCCCGGGTCTGCCGCCCGGCCGTCGGCGGCCCCGTGGGCGCTGGCGTCGCTCGCGCTCGGGCTGTTGCCCTGGCTGCACACGCGCTACGCGCTGATCTCGGTCGGGCTCGGCGCGGCGAGTGCCGCGACGCTGCTCGTCCGGCGCGACTGGCGGGCCCTCGCCGCGTTCGTCGTACCGGCGGCAATCGCCGCGGCCGCGTGGTTCGGGTGCTTCGTCTGGATCTACGGCACGCCTGACCCGTCGGCGCCGTACGGCGCGTACACCCAGATGGCACTCGCGCACCTGCGCCCGGGGCTGCCCGGGCTGCTCGTCGACCAGCAGTTCGGGCTGCTCTCGACGGCCCCAGTGCTGGTCCTGGCACTGGGCGCCCTGCGGTTGTCGGTGCGCCGGGAACGACCAGGTGCCTGGTGGGTGTCGGTGTTGGTGGTGGCCCTCGCCGCGCTCTATACGTCGACGGTCGGCGCCTACCGCATGTGGTGGGGCGGCCTCTCGGCGCCGGCGCGCTTCCTCGTGCCGCTGGTACTGCCGCTGGCGCCGTTCATCGCGCTCGGCTGGCAGTCTCTGCGCACCCGGGCGTCGCGACACCTGGCCATGGCGGCGCTCGTCGTGTCGCTGGCGTGCACCACCGCGCTGGTCGTCGCCGACCACGGAGCGTTGGCCTACAACGTCCGCGACGGGCGGGCGCGCGTGCTCACGTGGGCCAGTCCCCTCGTCGACCTCGTGTCGGCGTTGCCGGCGGCGCACCGCGACCCGCCACACGTGGTCGTGCACGATGCGTTCGCTTGGGCGGCACTCCTGGCCGTCGCGTGGGCCGGGTGGCGACTCGCCGAGCGCCGCGGACGACTGACGCCCGTGGCATCGATGCTCACGCTCGGGCTCGTGGTGGTGCCCGTGGCGTCGGCCACGGTGCGTGCGGGTCACCGGGCGCCAGCCCTGCAACCGGTCGCCTCGCAGGTCCGTTACCTTGCGCGACGCGCCTCGTCGCCTCGGGACGTGCTGGTCGCGATCACGCCGCCACCGACCGGACGGACGCGCACCTGGTTCGATGTCGAACTCGACTCGCGACGACGGACGGGGGCCGCCGACTACACGCTGCTCCGCATCGACGATCTGCCGGCGGGGCGGTATCGCCTGTGGGCCGATGGGGGCGGGCCGGGCGCACGCCTCGGGGTGTCGCTCGGCGACGGACGAACGGCGCGCTTCGCGGCCGACCTCCAGCCGGCGGGTGCCGCGGTGTCGGTGCCCTTCGTGCTCGGCGTGCCGGTGCAGGAACTCGTGGTGAAAGCGTCCCGGGAGGCCGCCGCCAGCGTCCGACGCACCTGGATCGTGGCCGACGAGATCCGGGCCGACGACAGCCCGGCGCCAGCCACCCGACTGCACGCCATCGGCGATCGTGTGTGGCTGCTCCCCGAGGACGGCATCTACCCGGAAGCCGACGGCGCCTGGCTTGCTGGCGACGCGGCGGTGACCGTGGGTGTCACCGGTGACGGGCCGGTTGTCGTGGACCTGCGCGCCGGCACCGCCCCGGTCACGGTGACGTGGACCGGGCGAGCGAGCGGGCGCCTGACGCTGGGGCCGGGGGAGGTGCGGACGGCGACGATGACGCCGCAGCAGGGGCGGCTGCGGATCGAGACGCGCGGCGGTTTCCGGCCCGGACAGGGCACCACCGGCGGTGACCAGCGCTGGCTCGCCGCCTGGATCTCCGCCCGGTAGCGCGCCACTCCCTGGCGACGGATCCGGAGCCTCTTGCTGCCTCTTTGCCCGGACGTAGCCGTCGGTCTCGTCCGACGGTGGGCGTCAGGACTGGGGAGGAGGGTACGCCTTCTGAGCCCTGAGCCCTGAGCCTCGGGCCCGAAGCCGCCGGTCCTAGAAGCGCGCCACGCCCATCAGGTAGTAGCCGTTCATGATGAAGTCGCCGAAGTCGTTGTCCACCTGGTAGCCCAGCGTCAGCCGACGATACCCGCCCGTCACGCCGAGGTTGTTGGTGAAGTTGAAGGTCGCGTACGCGTCGAAGTCGTAGTACCGGCCCGAGTAGTCGCGGTCCTCGTTCTCGGGCAGCCGGAACGCCGAGAACTCGCCGCCGATGGCGAGGTTGGGGAGGATGTATCCGCGTCCCACGAGGCCGATCGCCGGGATCGGCGCCTTGGCTTCCGCGTACTCGCTGGTGATCGGCGTCGTCAACTCGGCGCGCACGTCGGTGTACTTGGCCTCGATGAGGAAGCCGAGGAACCCACGGTCGCGGTAGATGAAGTCGTATTCGTATCCGGCCCGCCAGGCGTTCCACTTGAACTCGCCCTGGATGGGCAGGCCGACCGGGTAGAGCACGCCGTTGAAGATCAGGTTGCGACGCAGCACCGTGTCGACGTCGTACCTGATCGGGATGTACTCGCCCCGGAACTTGTGCTTGCGGCCCGGCCGCAGCACGAGGCGGAAGGCCTGGAACTTGGCCTTGAGCACGTCGAGGTCCTCCGACAGGTTGATGTCGCTGCCGAGGATGCCGAACTGCTCGCTGGAGAAGACGATCTCCGGCGTGGGATTCCAGACCCCATAGGCGATCTCGACGTTGTACTTCTCGCCGGTCGCCGCATTGGATTGCGGCCGCCCGAGGGGGGTGTACTGCGCCAGGGCCGTGCTTGTCGCCAGGATCCACGCCAGGGCCACCCCGGCCGGCATCGCGAAGAGTCGTCGCACCTTCATAGCCACCCCTATCGGACGTTCAATCTGGCTTCTGTAGGGGGCGCCACCGACCTTCCTGATGTCGTCCCCGGCCTTCGGCTGTCGCTCGCCGGCCTTGGGATGTAGCTGCCGGCCTTGGGATGTAGCTGCCGGCCTTGGATGTAGCTGCCGGCCTTGGCCGGCAGTCAGACGGGTTTCGAATCATCACTGACCGTCGACCGAGGTCGACGGCTACCTCTGCGGCCACACGCCCCGACCAGGAACCTCGGACTCCCTATAATCAAGCAGTGTTCTCCGCCTTGCGCCGGTTGGGACCGTATCTCGGCCGTTACCGGCGCCCCATCGCCCTGGGACTGACGTGCGCCGTCTTCTCCAACCTCTTCACCCTGCTCACGCCCTGGGTGCTGAAGTACGCCGTCGATGACCTGACGGCCGGGGTGACCCACGCCAAGATCGGCGGGTATGCGGCGGCCGTGCTCGCCATCTCGGCCGGGGGCGGGCTGTTCCGCTACTTCATGCGCCGGCTCATCGTCGGCGCGTCGCGCGAGATCGAGTACGACCTCCGCAACGACTTCTTCGCGCAGTTGCAGCGCCTGCCACGGGCGTACTTCGACACGGCACGCACCGGCGACCTCATGTCGCGTGCGTCGGCCGACCTCGGCGCCGTCCGCATGATGGTCGGCCCCGCCGCGATGTACGCCGTCTCGACGGGCGTGCTGGCGGTCGCGGCCATCGGCATGATGCTGTCGCTCGACCCGTGGCTCACGCTCATGCTGGTGACCGGCCTGCCGCTGGTGTCGCTGATGGTCAAGCAGTTCGGGCAGGCCATCCACCACCGCTTCCAGCGCATCCAGGCACAGCTGTCCGAAATCAGCGCCATCGCCCAGGAGTCGCTCGCCGGCGTCCGGGTCGTGCGCGCGTACGGGCAGGAGGACGCCGAGCGGCGCAAGTTCCTGGCGGCCAACGACGAGTACGTCGCGCGCAACCGGACGCTCATCCTGCTGCAGGCCTGCTTCTACCCGAGCATGACGCTCGGCTTCGGCCTGGCGATCGTCGCGTTCCTGTACCTCGGCGGGCAAAAGGTGATCCGGGGCGACCTGACGCTCGGCGAGTTCGTCGCCTTCAACGGCTACCTCGGCCAGCTGGCGTGGCCGCTCATTGCGTTCGGATGGGTCACCAACCTGATCCAGCGCGGCACCGCGTCGTGGCAGCGCATGCTCGACGTGCTCGATACCGCTCCCTCGATCGTCGACGCCCCCTCGGCGCGTCCGTTGCCCCGACCCGTGCGCGGTGACCTGCGGGTGCGCGACCTCACCTTCGCGTACGCCACGGGGCCCGCCGTGCTGCACGAAATCGACCTGCACGTGCCGGCCGGCTCCACCCTCGCCATCGTCGGGGGAACGGGCACCGGCAAGTCCACGCTGGTGCACCTGCTCGTCCGGCAATACGACCCGCCGCCGGGCACGGTCTTCCTCGACGGCCACGATGTCCGCGAGGTGCGGCTGGGCGACCTGCGAGGCGCCATCGCGTTCGTGCCGCAGGAGACCTTCCTCTTCAGTGCGTCGCTGGAGGAGAACATCACCTTCGGCTCGATGTCGGCGCCCGGCGAGGCGACGCGGCGGCGCGTGGAGGAGGTCGCTGCGATTGCGCGCCTCGACAAGGACGTGGCGCAGTTTGCCGACGGCTACGCGACGCGCGTCGGCGAGCGCGGCCTGACGCTGTCGGGCGGGCAGAAGCAGCGCACCGCCATCGCGCGTGCGCTGATGACCGACGCCCCGGTCCTGGTGTTCGACGACGCGCTGTCGGCCGTGGACACGTACACGGAGGAGGAGATCCTCACGCGGCTGCGCGAGGTCACCGCCGACCGCACGACGATCATCGTGGCCCACCGCATCTCCGCGGTGCGTCACGCCGACCTGATCATCGTGCTCGACGAGGGGCGCATCGTCGAGCGCGGCACCCACGCCACCCTCGCGCAGGCGGGCGGGCCCTACGCCGAGCTCGTGCGGCAACAGCAGCTCGAGGCGGAGCTGGCGACCTCCTGATGGCTGCCCACGACGACGAGATCCTCGGCAAGGCGTACGACAGCCGGCTGATGCGCCGGCTGATCGGCTACCTGCGGCCGTACTGGGGCCGCGCGCTCCTGGCGCTGGCCGCGATCATCGTCGGCGTCGGCTTCCAGCTGGCGCAGCCGGTGCTCGTCAAGCGCGCCATCGACCAGCACATCGCGACGGGGGACCTGCGTGGCGTCGGCGTTGTCGCGCTCCTGTACCTGGGGACCCTGATCGGCGCGTTCGTCGCCGAGTTCGTGCAGACGACGACGCTGCAGATGCTGGGGCAGCGGATCATGTACGACCTGCGGCGGCAGGTCTACGACCACCTGCAGCGCCTCGATCTCGCCTACTACGACCGCAACCCGGTCGGTCGCCTCATGACGCGCGTGACCAGCGACGTCGACGCGATCAACGACCTGTTCACGTCGGGCGTGGTGTCGGTGTTCGGCGACCTGCTGTCGCTGTGCGGCATCATCGCCGTGCTGGTCTCGCTCGACTGGCGGCTGGCGCTGCTGACGTTCTGCGTGCTGCCCCTGATCCTGATGGTGACGCAGTGGTTCCGCCGCAACGTGCGCGAGTCGTACCGTGAGGTGCGGACGTGGGTGTCGCGGCTGAACGCGTTCCTGCAGGAGAACCTCACGGGGATGGCGACCGTGCAGTTGTTCCGCCGCGAGGGCCGGGCCTTCGAGGAGTTCCAGCGGGTCAACGGCGAGCACCGCGACGCCAACCTGCGGTCGATCTACTACTACGCGGTCTTCTACCCGGCCATCGAGTTGATCGGCGCCCTGTCGACGGCGCTGA from Luteitalea sp. TBR-22 includes:
- a CDS encoding ABC transporter ATP-binding protein codes for the protein MFSALRRLGPYLGRYRRPIALGLTCAVFSNLFTLLTPWVLKYAVDDLTAGVTHAKIGGYAAAVLAISAGGGLFRYFMRRLIVGASREIEYDLRNDFFAQLQRLPRAYFDTARTGDLMSRASADLGAVRMMVGPAAMYAVSTGVLAVAAIGMMLSLDPWLTLMLVTGLPLVSLMVKQFGQAIHHRFQRIQAQLSEISAIAQESLAGVRVVRAYGQEDAERRKFLAANDEYVARNRTLILLQACFYPSMTLGFGLAIVAFLYLGGQKVIRGDLTLGEFVAFNGYLGQLAWPLIAFGWVTNLIQRGTASWQRMLDVLDTAPSIVDAPSARPLPRPVRGDLRVRDLTFAYATGPAVLHEIDLHVPAGSTLAIVGGTGTGKSTLVHLLVRQYDPPPGTVFLDGHDVREVRLGDLRGAIAFVPQETFLFSASLEENITFGSMSAPGEATRRRVEEVAAIARLDKDVAQFADGYATRVGERGLTLSGGQKQRTAIARALMTDAPVLVFDDALSAVDTYTEEEILTRLREVTADRTTIIVAHRISAVRHADLIIVLDEGRIVERGTHATLAQAGGPYAELVRQQQLEAELATS